Below is a window of Brassica napus cultivar Da-Ae chromosome A5, Da-Ae, whole genome shotgun sequence DNA.
caaagaaaaatgtgAACCAAGCAAGTCAGATTCCATCTCTCAGCACAATATCTTGGCATTTCTTGGAATACacaatatatttaagaaaaaaatagaaatatggTAATAGTGTTGAGTTGAGAAAGAAACCTGGTGTAGAGTTATTCATGTTGTGATgaggttgctcatgttcattattgagagagagagctttAAAGTAAgttttggagagagagagaggaagaagaagaagttgagcTCCGCATGAACTAATGAGGAAGTCAAATAGGCATTGGCAGCTGGATTTTGCCGCTTACCAACCCAGAgacgttttttttatttattcttttcttaATCTTGTTTTCAGCCTCTTCCTTGCTTACTGTTTAATAGACTAATCCAAGAACACGTTATTCCCTTTCATTTctttaatacattttttttgatattCTACTCACCGGCTTTATCTCTGGCCGGAGCCGTTAAGGTAAAAGGGGTTTAAATGAGAgattaatgaaaattttcagTTACTTTCTTCTTACTACTTCAAACAGGCTTCTCTGTAACATACGAATTGTAAGAAACGCTTCGCCTCAGGGGACACGGCCATGCGTTATAGTCTTGATAGCACATACAAAAATAATCTTGTCGACAAGTTATACTACTTGCACAAACAAAAATTTGTTTGACAAGTTCTAAACTACAAGTCTACAAGTCACACACGCACTCTACCATACCCGGATGACATCATtagtataaataattttagtcaATCCTAACTCAAAATGTTTTACCTTATTCATTAAATGTTGTTGAAATAGGTGGTCCTTGAAATGTTGGATTATTAGAGAAGAGACATACACATTTAGTTATAAGTTCCCTTTCAACTAATGGAAGCAAAGAGTTAAGTGTCAGTCATCTAACTGAGAATCATCCACCTATAACTAAAAAGAGACGCACCAAGAAGTAAACCCACACACCTAAGACTTGCACCATCACAACATTTTTGTCTTACCTTTGCAGGAACGGAGCTTCCAAGGCAACCGTCTCATCCTTACTAGGATAGCTACTAGAAGATTCCTATACCTTAGATAACTACTAGTATATCTTGTTGTCTAAAGTAGATTAGTATATAGATATAATTTCTTCTAGTCTCTATTCTCGGTAACAATTACTCCGGTACAAATAGAAATACCAATGTGATCAATAAACTCAACAAATTACAATACAAACTCTATAGCCCTCAGTTATCTGCAAGCCAGtacaaaataatgaaatctgATATGACTTTAGAACCAACAAGAAACCGGACAGAACCAAACTGATTGCTACAACAGCCAGAAAAATATAGTGAAATCAAAACCCACACAACAACTATTCTAATTCTGTTTTCACACACTGAGTTAAATTCcaaaaaacatttatttgaCCCGAATGGATTCCACTGAACCGAGTTAGATTTCAACCGGATAACCGGTTtattccggttcggttcggttcggttcagaaCAAGATTGATTGCTTGTTTCAAATTGAAGAGCGAGCGTGAAGGAGCCCCTTCTTCATCGTTGCTCTCCGAAGAAAAAGCTCTCACTAAACCCACAAGCTCCCTCAAATGGATGTTCCAAAGGATCAGATCGCTACTCTAATGGAGCACGGCCTCTACGATTCCGCCGAAATGCTCGTAAGCTTTTAACCCATTTCGATTCTCTTCTCTAAATCCCTAGTTTTCATCTGATAAAACTCTCTAAATTCTCAGGGCTGCTTCCTCGTTTCGTCCTCTACTGCTAGCGCCGAAGCTAGCCCTCATCTCAAGGCCGAGACTTTGGTTAATCTCCGAAACTAGTAGGCTCCATATCGTTCATTACTGATTGAAAGTTTGATTCTTTATCCAGATTCTACTTGGAGATGCTCTGTTTCATCAGAGAGAGTACCGTAGAGCTATTGTAAGATCTTCTTTGATCTTTTATGTTTGACTAGTCATGTAAAGTTACGaactttgtgttttttttttttggttagcaTACGTACAAGCAAGCGTTGCATCATTGTGCAAGAGTTCCGAAGCAAAGCTCTGGTATTTCGAGGAGTTCGTTGTCTTTGTCTACTAGATCGTCTGTGAATGCTTCTAGTGTCTCTGCTATTAATGAGAACGAGGTAAGTTTAGCGTTTTTGCTTTGGTTGGAATTTAGTAGGAGCTCATGTGTGTATAACTTTTCTCTTAGGTGAGATTCAAGATTGCTTCATCTCACTTTGCTCTTAGTGAAACCAAAGCTGCCATCGCTGAGGTATGTCTCTTCTGTCTTGTTCATCTGGATTTGTTGGTTCACAAACATTGGTATATAGAAGAGAATATATGTATGAGAGAATTAAAAAAAGGAGCTGTTTAGGGATTAGTCTGCTTCTCAGAATAGATTTGTTTTGTATAGGTTGGCTTATATCAGAGTTCTGTTGGTGTAATTTTCTTCAAAGAAATATTATTGAGCCATGATTAGTTGGTTGTTTTAGTTTCCCTTAATCGGGTTGTATTAGCCTCCTGTCGTCACCCATTAATGAAAATTTACTAAACAAGTAAAACTAAATGATTCTTTGATTCCAACACTGCTTGTAGGTATTTAAGGATGATGAATCATAGTGTGCTTAGTTATAATCTGTTATtgcacttttttttctttctttgccAGATGGAGTCTGTCAAGACAAGGAGCTTGGAGATGAATATATTGATGGCGAAGCTTCATCGAAATTCTGGATATAACCGTGGTGCTATTGCTTTTTATAAAGAGTGTTTAAGGTCTCTTTCTCATTTTCTTTCCCAACATTCCCTAACATTGAAACACTGTCACAAAAATATCCttttttttatgtatacaaCAAACTTAAATCTTGAATCTCTGCAGGCAATGTCCTTATGTACTCGAAGCCATCATAGGATTAGCTGAACTTGGAGCCACTGCAAAGGATATCATATCAGCTTTTACTCAGGTGTCATCCCTTTCTACGATTTTCTTTTATCAGTTGCTTTTGGTTTTAATAATTTCTTTCAATGTTTTTTTCGCATCTCTTGCTCCTTATTTTACATTGACCTTTTCCATTTAAAATCCATACTACTTTATAATTTGTTGTGTCGTTGGTCATTTCAGACTTCAAGTAGAAGTACAAAAGTTTCGCTCGATCAGATTGATCCTACCCGTTGGTTGCAGGTAAGAATACTCTTTGAAAGTGTTTACAAAAATGGAAACCTGTTTGaaactaaaatcataaatattgtGTCCAAGCTGGTTATTGTGAGTGAGTTAGTATCTTATAATCTGTTATGTTCTTCGGAATACGACTTCATCTGTAATGGCTCTAAGAGTTTTGTCACTAAAGAATAAAGATGAGGTGAATGCCAAATTTAATGAACTATACATTTTGTACATAGGGAAAAGCTTTTCATTGTTCATGAGTAGAAAGTGAGTATAATCATCTTGATAGCATTTGCTTTATGTTGTGTTAGCATCAGCTCGACTGTTCAACCAGCAACGTAATATGTTATATACCTTCTCTTGGATGGCTGTTTCCTTGGTTTCGTATTATAGCTTAACTGCcattaaatttataatcttccTTCTCTGCTTCTGTAATTTTGTTCGTTTTCACAGCGATATGTCGAGGCCCAGTGTTGTGTTGCTTCACATGCTTACAAAGGTAGCTCTCTACTTCCTTTTGGAATGCACATGTCTACATCTCATCAGATATAGCTTCTGAATCTTTGTGTCTAAACCTGTAGATTTTATGTCTTACATATAATTTTGCGGCATGCGGCAATGATTAATCGGATAGTGTGCAATGTTATTGTGTTTCCTCAGGGGCGCTGGAACTCTTTGCTGAACTTTTACAACGGTTTCCAAATAACGTACACTTGTTGACTGAGACGGCAAAGGTTAGAGCTGACTGATGTTTTGCCTAAAGCTGATTAACATAATTTTGGTAAATAGTGACCTCTTCCATCATAGGTAGAAGCCATTATTGGGAAAAATGATGAGGCCATAATGAGATTTGAGAAGGTAGtcaatatttttctttcaaCTTCTTTAAATCAAGGAATGTGCATAATAATACATAAGCTTTTGTAGGTTCGATCAATTGATCCTTACACACTTACCTGTATGGATGAGTATGCGATGCTGCTACAGATGAAGTGCGACTATTCCAGGCTAAACAAGCTCGTCCACGATTTATTAAGCATTGATCATACAAGAGCAGAAGTATTTGTAGCTTTGTCTGTACTATGGGAAAGGAAAGATCCAAGGACAGCATTATCTTATGCTGAAAAGGTTAGCTTGCTGCAACTGAAATTTTTGTGTCAAATCTTTATGTGATATCTGATGAGATTCACTATGTGATCAGAGTATCAGGGTAGATGAGAGGCACATACCCGGCTACATAGTGAAGGTGCATTTGTTTAaagaggattttttttttaattattttgtaaaaacgtTTTGTGTGTATATCCACTATCTTATTTCTATGTTTCAGGGAAACTTCCTTTTACTAGCAAAACGACCAGAAGCTGCAGCGATTGCCTTCAGGGCTGCCCAGAATCTGAGGTCTGATCTTCGTTCATATCAAGGTCTGATTAACAAGTGACAAAAAAACCGATATTCACTTCCATTGTTGTACTGTTTTGGTGGTATTAATCTTTAACAAGCTTGAAATATTGAGGTCATTTCAGGATTAGTCCATTCTTATTTGGCATTTGGCAAAACCAAAGAAGCGTTGTATACCGCTAGAGAAGCAATGAATGCAATGCCTCAGTCTGCAAAGGCTCTTAAATTAGTTGGTGATGTTCATGCTAATACATCAAGTGGCAGGGAAAAGGtaaaatattagtattataCTTTGATGGATAGAAGTTTTGGGTGTAGCAGACTaatgatatgtttttttataacagGCGAAAAAGTTCTATGAGTCAGCTCTGAGGCTAGAACCAGGGTACCTTGGAGCAGCCATAGCTCTAGCTGACCTTCATCTAATGGAAGGGAGGAACGGAGATGCTGTATCACTACTTGAACGGTATCTAAAAGACTGGGCTGATGAATCTCTCCATGTCAAGCTAGCTCAAGTGTTTGCTGCAACGAATATGCTTCAAGATTCTTTATCACACTATCAAGCTGCATTAAGGTATATATATGTTCTAAACCATTAGTGCGTAATTCTCTTTGTTAACATTGTAAAAATGCAGGATAAATCCACAGAATGAGGCAGCCAAAAAGGGACTAGATCGCTTAGAGAAACAGATGAAGGTTGGTCAACCAACGTTGTTAAATCCAGACTCTCTATGTCTTTTTTAGTGCGGTATAAACTTTGTGGGGGCTATTGAATGCAGGGAATAGACCCAGATGCAGCTGATGAGAATGACGAGAACGATGTTGAAGATGTTGATGGAGACACTGAAGAAGCAGAGCTCATGTGAAGACGTTCTCAGTATTCCCTTATCTTATGAAAGTGTAGTAGAACGCAGATGTCACAAGTTCACAATACAACTTCATTTCCTCTATAATGTAGTAGAaacaaagttttcatttttgtgttcATAATGGGACAAGACACAAAGATCACTGTTGACTCTCTACAAGTATGTCTGACTCCaagaacaaaaattttaaaataatattagtaatCTAATATAATATGTTTGACATGTGAATACCCCATTggctttagcaaaaaaaaaaaaaagaatacccCATTGGTTACAAACACATTCCAAGAGCATCTATTCACCAACTcaatcttcttcctcgaaaGCGAAGCTTGGTTCTTTCTTTGTGTTCTCTTGATGGGTTTCATCTCTTGCATCTCACTTCCGACGATAAGTTCGAGAATTCCATCGACCCTTGTCTCAAAGCAGTCGACTTTAGCATCTTTGTACTCACTAAAGATGGTTGCTCTGAGACGCGTGGATAAACCCAGTTCCTTGTTGTCACTATCAACAACGTCTTCGATGATGGTGACTCCTATACAAGCctcttcttcctcatccaccATTGGTATCCTCACTCTCTGTTTTCGACTTTTTTTctagttataacttataaggaTAAGTTAACCTTTCGTTGACTTTTcctatttttcattatttttttataattttggatgGTTAGTACACAACTTGTTGATCTCTGAGTACAGTTAATTAACAGTAATTAGTAAACTAAGGTTTTGTTATTCTGTTTCTTCCAAGTAGTGACCGTTTTGTATGTTTTTGTGTTATGTTTGTTTGTCTGAAGGTGAGACAAGTGATGGCTTGAAGGTCCAGTCTTCTGTTTCAATTGGGGCAAACGATTTGCTGATTGTTGGACCAGGTGTTCTTGGACGCTTAGTTGCTGAAAAATGGAGAGAGGTATAGTTTCTgatcattatgttctacaaAGACTGTACTGTGCTGATTTTGATGCTTCAACATAGCTTCTCTTATAGAACATCTCTCTggttatggttttttttttatgtcctGTAAGTCACTGTTTGATGTGTCTTGAGTGTTTGTCAATATTGTTGTGTCTTGTGAATATTGACTAGTTCTTTTTCTTCACAATGTTTATGATAATAAagtcatgtttttttcttaaatgtgGAAGTTGAGAGTTGGAGATTTATGTGTGTGTGGAGCAGGAACATCCAGATTGTCAAATCATTGGGCAGACAGTAACAACAAACCATCATGATGAGTTGGAGAAGTTGGGTATCAAACCAGCTCTTAAAGAAACTGAATTTGATGGCAAGTTCTCTTATGTTATCTTTTGTGCTCCTCCTTCACAAAGTCCAGATTACGCCGCTGAGCTCAGGTAAATTTCACTTGTTTCAACAACTCAAGAGTCTATGAAGTGTGTTCCTAAACACCTATGTGACTGTGTTTGTGCTTACAAACGGATCAGGACGGCAGCATCAAAGTGGAATGGTGAAGGATCATTCTTATTCACATCTAGTTCTGCACCTTTTGATTGCTTTGATAATGGAGACTGCAACGAGGTTTATCTCAGTTCCTGAATACATTTTAATACATCAAGACGAGACTGTAATAAGCATTCTCTTGACTGCAGGATTCTCCAGTGGTGCCACTAGGCAAGAGCCCAAGAACCGATGTGCTTTTGAGAGCTGAAAAAGTAGTGTTGGAAAGTGGAGGGACTGTCCTCAGACTTGCAGGGCTTTACATATCCTTTTTGTGCTCAATGAACAAATAgtgaaaacactttttttttctggtctATAGCAGATTTGAGTATTATGTTTCCCCTGAACTTTTTAATACACAGAGACTAGAGGTGCACATAATTACTGGTTGAATAAGGAGACAGTTGATGCTCGTCCTGATCATATCCTAAATCTCATCCACTATGAGGTATATTTGTGGTTTTTGCTCATTCCTTTCTTTTGTACAAAGACCATGGCCTTGAATAGGTGGTGCTTATGATCGGTCtgcatatataataatataagatCTTATCAGGTTGTGTAATGTGTTCATGAACAGGATGCAGCATCGCTTGCAGTTGCAATCATGAAGAGGAAAGCTGGTGGTAGGATCTACTTGGGCTGTGATAACCATCCTTTGTCAAGGCAAGAGGTGATGGACCTGATGGATCAAAGTGGAAAGTATGATAAGAAGTTCAAAGGCTTCACAAGTGAGTTTCTTTCAGCCAATTGACACATGTTGGTTTGTCTTGAAAAGCCTTGAGCTTCTTATTAGATATTGATAACTTTTGATTTTTCTAGGCACTAGTGGTCCTTTAGGGAAGAAGCTGAACAACTCAAGGACACGAGCTGAAATAGGATGGGAGCCTAAGTATCCAAGCTTTGCTCAGTTTCTTGGAGTAACGAAGTAatgtttttaactttgatcAAGATGATGGAGTATGCAGAGAGAAGAGACCAAGAAAGCTACTGACGAAAGAATCCACAAATGtgaagcatttttttttttaaatgtttggtTCAAACTCATATGTATACTCCGAGTGGTCAAACAGCTGATAAATATTTCAGAGTTCTTCATGGTACATATGTTTTGGTTACGTTGACCATGCATGGGTTTGCGTATTCAACAGGATCATCGTTAGGTTAATCACATATTCATGTATATTGATCACGTACTCGTTTAGTATTCTCCATGAAGCATCAGCGAAATTAAAGGCCAGGCTCATCTGATTAAAAGAAAAGTGTTCTGATCTCAACCTATGACTCACATAatcatcttgattttttttttaatcatctgatctggtttagttttaaaattatttaagcTCTTATTAGAAGATTAAATGCTTTAATTTCAGTGCAGATGTTAAAGCTTGTGTCTTGTTAAAAATAACTTTGAAATACTCGAATAgcattttgttaaaaatttgGATCCTAAATGAAAGAAGTTGGTAAACTGGTTgtgattaaaatttataacaaacgcaacaaaattaaaaagtgTTTCACATCACTTaaacagaaatataaaatttagcacaagaaaatagaaatataaaattaaatggtataaaattaaatataattatgagTTGAAATTATTTTCGATATCCATTATTGCTAATAATGACATGCATATCAATTGGTGACAGTTTGTCATGTAGGAATGATGTTAAAAAGTGAGGTATTTGGTTCGATTAATGTCAAGCGCACCAACGACCTAATTGTGGAGTCAGAGAGAACTCATAATGGATTTTATATTccaatctatttttctatttggTTGAAATGTAGTTAGGTGTATtagtaatgatgtttttttttggaaatatgtaaaattatttgttttcttaatattgtATCCAAGtctaaaaatacaattaaaatgaaactaaaTAAGTATTTAAGGTTATGAACAAACCAATATTATGGATAAATTTATTACGTCCACACAAAATGAATCCAATTGAACCGACAAAGACGTCGAATCGTAGTCCCCTGCTGATCCCGTGATTTAGAAATCAAATAGTTACACATCGTTTGGTAGAATCTTGATAATTGTGTTCACGATAAATAGTAAAAGGTGCTATAGGCTGTCCACTACAACTTGATATGGATTGTATAATAGgataaatattactattttgtaatgCTGATAAAAATCATGTCTTATTCAATGGTCAGCGAAGaggaaatataattttaaaatggagTTTGCGATAGGGAGAtcttttgtctcctttcatattcATCTTATGCACGGAAGTGCTCGTTAGCTTTCTAAATCACGCTGAGAATCAAGAAAAGATAACGGAGATGCGCGTTTCACGCGCTAGCCCTCCGGTATCCCATattttctttgctgatgatagccttttcttttaCAAGGCGGAACCACGTGAATACGATAAAATCATGAAAGCACTTGGAACCTACGGGAATGCGTCTGGATAATGCATTAACTTTGAAAATCatccttactctttggtaagagaATACCTGGACATGTCAAGAAAACCTTAAAAACATCAACTGGAATTGCAAATAAGGGAGGAATGGGATCATATCTTGGTATACCTGTAGATATTAGCGGTTCAAAGAAAAGTAATTACCTGGATTAGTCTTAAGCTACTTAAGCTTTGCTCATATGAAAATGATTGAAAGCATAAATCATAATTTATGATACTGGTCTTTAAATTTGTAATGTTTGTACTAATAAATATTCGTAAAATATTATGTCCACATGTGCGGGGAGAAACATCTAGTTAAGTTGTAAGTTGAATTCGATTTCCAGAACTCAAACACATTAGCTCGCTCCAAGCTTTATATATCTATCGAAATCCTAAGGCTATTAAAGGTAATTCACCTCTGTAGCATTAAATGCGCGTTCCTCCCCGGATCTATCAGATCAACCGaaagggtttataaaaaaaaagtaattcaTCAATTCAAACCAACACTCTTGAATCTACCTTGCAAAGGTTAGACTGTTCCTAAACATTTCTATCTATAATAAAGTGATACAAATTGATTATGTCATTTAGTGTAGTCCAACATGGGATGGTTAAAAAAACTTATATCTTCGTTTGGACCCAACACATTTGAAAATGTCACTGTTGTACGACCAAACATCCTCTTAGCAATAGCTTCCACTACCTGTCATTCAAAATTAGttgatatattttttctgtACATACTTAAACATATGGATGGAAAGTTAATATTAGTTTTagcccttttttcaaaaaaaaaaagaagttaatattagttttatattttacctTTCCCCAAATATTTTCATGATTATTTTGACGATGTCATATGATATAAGTGGTTCCAtggagattttttttcttatccatAGTAGTTTTGGCTCTCCTAACGTATTTCAAGGGATCGTCCTCACATCTTATCCATAAAGGAAATACAACAAGACCTATTAAGTTTCTCCATCTACATTTTCATCCTTTTGTCATCATATCAGCAATATCCTACAGTTTCATGTTTAATCAAATTCTtgcattctaattttttaaattattgttttgtaagataatagttatatttcctcaaaaaagaaagaaagataatagTTATATTGGGTTACCTCGATTTTTATAGCTGGTCTTAGATTTACAGCTATTGTACCACGAAGACGGGGtttgtttaatatttgttttttattcacGGCCACTGGATTTTCATCGTCTTTTAAATATGTAACTAAATGTTAATGAAGTATTCCTATTCCTATAATATTGTAGTTTTCTGCATGAAAAGAAGATATTGATAATGTAAATGCATATTTATGGAATATAAACTTACCATATTTTTTACTCAAATATTTTGAGAGACCTGCCTGTGTCATTCCAAGAAAAACATCATTCACCTTCTACAGGAAAGACAAATTCTGAAGTTACTAATATAAGAAAACGAAACAagcaacaaatattaaaaatgataattgtaaatacttatatatctaCCACATTCATTGTGTTCTTCACGAACTTGACATCATCAAGGCTTATTATCCGATGGATAACCTTTCTAGACTGAACTTTATTTCCGAATTTACCAACAAGAAGAGTTTTAGTATCCCTCAAATAACATAGTGTTAGGATAAACTTGCACATTTCAACAAAAGTTGTAAAATGATCATTATTATAAACCAAAATCTGGCAACCAACCACCAAAGATTCTTGGATTcaacatgttttcttgtagtcgCAGTAGTAGGAAAAGCTCGGGTCTGATGTTTTTCGTGAGCTAGCATACAGAAGAGACATAAGCGACATGCCATCGCCCAGTGAATGATGGAACTTCCCTATACCAAAAGATTCTGCATTTGATGTCTTTATATTCAGAACATGAAATTCCCATAAAGGTCTGGACACGTCCATTGGGTTATTAGCCAGATGTGACGTATAGTCTTCTATAAATTCATCAGGATTCTCAATGTTGGAATAATCAAGGTCGGGAACAACAACATCATCTTCTACTCGAGTACTAACAGGAACCCAAACcgcttttccatttttcttatCATCCATCACCtgaaacattttatttatgatCGAATGGATGATTGATTATACATGTTATATTAACGAGAATGTTTGATAAaagatatttgtcatatataatgtaaattatGAAGCATTTGAAAACATACACGTACAAGTAATCATAATGTTATAAAActgttatatatagtttttttgtcataaaactgTTATAAAACTGTTATATATACAGTAAAACAATGATgcatttgaaaacatatatacttaaaataatCATAATGTCTAAAATTTCTTATAAGGTTGGAttcatatcaaaaatataaacatcACTAGAACATGTTGATGCAATAAAGACGTGAgcattaatgatattttatcaaaatacaACAAtgctaaaattatattttaatatgttattttaattacttatgcattaatatattattaatttataatatcattgaaacatttttacgtaaaatgtattaaaattctgttttaacaaatataattttagaaacagtaattttttttttttgctagaatgttaatatcattaaaatgaaAAGAGGAGGTTACAAAAGTTGCATTCCTATAGACAACGCTTCTAAGGcaaaaagaataaaacaaaGAAGCGCTAATAAGAGTAATTTTCCCGAAAGTAGATTTGATTATGCAAGCCAAATTGACAAGAGGGAAGTGAAATTCCC
It encodes the following:
- the LOC106450989 gene encoding uncharacterized protein LOC106450989 isoform X2, whose protein sequence is MGFISCISLPTISSRIPSTLVSKQSTLASLYSLKMVALRRVDKPSSLLSLSTTSSMMVTPIQASSSSSTIGETSDGLKVQSSVSIGANDLLIVGPGVLGRLVAEKWREEHPDCQIIGQTVTTNHHDELEKLGIKPALKETEFDGKFSYVIFCAPPSQSPDYAAELRTAASKWNGEGSFLFTSSSAPFDCFDNGDCNEDSPVVPLGKSPRTDVLLRAEKVVLESGGTVLRLAGLYTETRGAHNYWLNKETVDARPDHILNLIHYEDAASLAVAIMKRKAGGRIYLGCDNHPLSRQEVMDLMDQSGKYDKKFKGFTSTSGPLGKKLNNSRTRAEIGWEPKYPSFAQFLGVTK
- the LOC106450989 gene encoding uncharacterized protein LOC106450989 isoform X1 encodes the protein MGFISCISLPTISSRIPSTLVSKQSTLASLYSLKMVALRRVDKPSSLLSLSTTSSMMVTPIQASSSSSTIGETSDGLKVQSSVSIGANDLLIVGPGVLGRLVAEKWREQEHPDCQIIGQTVTTNHHDELEKLGIKPALKETEFDGKFSYVIFCAPPSQSPDYAAELRTAASKWNGEGSFLFTSSSAPFDCFDNGDCNEDSPVVPLGKSPRTDVLLRAEKVVLESGGTVLRLAGLYTETRGAHNYWLNKETVDARPDHILNLIHYEDAASLAVAIMKRKAGGRIYLGCDNHPLSRQEVMDLMDQSGKYDKKFKGFTSTSGPLGKKLNNSRTRAEIGWEPKYPSFAQFLGVTK
- the LOC125609265 gene encoding anaphase-promoting complex subunit 7; the protein is MDVPKDQIATLMEHGLYDSAEMLGCFLVSSSTASAEASPHLKAETLILLGDALFHQREYRRAIHTYKQALHHCARVPKQSSGISRSSLSLSTRSSVNASSVSAINENEVRFKIASSHFALSETKAAIAEMESVKTRSLEMNILMAKLHRNSGYNRGAIAFYKECLRQCPYVLEAIIGLAELGATAKDIISAFTQTSSRSTKVSLDQIDPTRWLQRYVEAQCCVASHAYKGALELFAELLQRFPNNVHLLTETAKVEAIIGKNDEAIMRFEKVRSIDPYTLTCMDEYAMLLQMKCDYSRLNKLVHDLLSIDHTRAEVFVALSVLWERKDPRTALSYAEKSIRVDERHIPGYIVKGNFLLLAKRPEAAAIAFRAAQNLRSDLRSYQGLVHSYLAFGKTKEALYTAREAMNAMPQSAKALKLVGDVHANTSSGREKAKKFYESALRLEPGYLGAAIALADLHLMEGRNGDAVSLLERYLKDWADESLHVKLAQVFAATNMLQDSLSHYQAALRINPQNEAAKKGLDRLEKQMKGIDPDAADENDENDVEDVDGDTEEAELM
- the LOC106453419 gene encoding LOW QUALITY PROTEIN: wax ester synthase/diacylglycerol acyltransferase 3 (The sequence of the model RefSeq protein was modified relative to this genomic sequence to represent the inferred CDS: inserted 3 bases in 2 codons) translates to MFQVMDDKKNGKAVWVPVSTRVEDDVVVPDLDYSNIENPDEFIEDYTSHLANNPMDVSRPLWEFHVLNIKTSNAESFGIGKFHHSLGDGMSLMSLLYASSRKTSDPXAFPTTATTRKHVESKNLWWLVARFWFIIMIXFTTFVEMCKFILTLCYLRDTKTLLVGKFGNKVQSRKVIHRIISLDDVKFVKNTMNVVDI